A single genomic interval of Drosophila virilis strain 15010-1051.87 chromosome 2, Dvir_AGI_RSII-ME, whole genome shotgun sequence harbors:
- the pic gene encoding DNA damage-binding protein 1 — protein sequence MSHHYVVTAQKPTAVVACLTGNFTSPTDLNLIIARNNQVEIDLVTPEGLRPLKEININGKITVMRHFRPPDSNKDLLFILTRRFNVMILEARMVGDAVTVVTKANGNVSDSVGILSEGGFIAAIDPKARVIGMCLYQGLFTIIPLDKDASELKATNLRMDELTVYDVEFLHGCQNPTVIVIHKDNDGRHVKSHEINLRDKEFIKVAWKQDNVETEATMLIPVPSSIGGVIVIGRESIVYHDGSNYHAVAPLTFRQSTINCYARVDSKGLRYLLGNMDGQLYMLFLGTTETSKGTTVKDIKVEQLGEISIPECITYLDNGFLYIGSRHGDSQLVRLSSEAIDGSYVIPVENFTNLAPILDIAVVDLDRQGQGQIITCSGSFKDGSLRIIRIGIGIQEHACIDLPGIKGMWSLKVGIDDSAYENTLVLAFVGHTRILTLSGEEVEETEIPGFASDLQTFLCANVDYDQLIQVTAESVRLVKSATKTLVGEWKPEGDRSIGVVSCNSTQIVAASAREIFYISIEDGSLVEKCRKTLPYEVACLDVTPLDEKQTKSELVAVGLWTDISAVILRLPDLETIYTEKLSGEIIPRSILMTTFEDINYLLCALGDGSMYYFILDRTTGQLTDKKKVTLGTQPTTLRTFRSFSTTNVFACSDRPTVIYSSNHKLVFSNVNLKEVNHMCSLNAQAYPDSLALATKNSVILGTIDEIQKLHIRTVPLGEGPRRIAYQEASQTFAVSTLRIDVHGRGGAKPLRNSASTQAQNSSCSSNILPKPGGGNSTAANAEVGQEIDVHNLLVIDQNTFEVLHSHQFVPPETISSLMSAKLGDDPNTYYVVATSLVFPDEPEPKVGRIIIFHYNENKLTQVAETKVDGTCYALVEFNGKVLAGIGSFVRLYEWTNEKELRMECNIQNMIAALFLKAKGDFILVGDLMRSITLLQHKQMEGIFVEIARDCEPKWMRAVEILDDDTFLGCETHDNLFVCQKDSAATTDEERQLLPELARFHLGDTINVFRHGSLVMQNVGERTTPINGCVLYGTCNGAIGIVTQIPQDFYDFLHGLEERLKKIIKSVGKIDHTYYRNYQINTKVEPSEGFIDGDLIESFLDLNRDKMREAVSGLELTLNGERKSADVEDVIKIVEDLTRMH from the exons ATGTCGCATCACTATGTGGTAACCGCACAAAAGCCCACAGCGGTTGTCGCCTGTCTCACCG GCAATTTCACATCGCCGACAGACTTGAATTTGATTATTGCACGCAATAATCAGGTGGAAATTGATTTGGTAACACCAGAGGGTTTGCGCCCGCTAAAAGAGATCAACATCAATGGCAAAATCACGGTTATGCGTCATTTTCGTCCGCCAGACAGCAACAAGGATTTGCTTTTCATATTGACGCGACGCTTTAATGTCATGATACTTGAGGCTCGCATGGTGGGCGATGCTGTAACCGTCGTCACAAAAGCCAACGGCAATGTCTCCGACTCGGTGGGCATACTTTCTGAGGGTGGCTTCATTGCAGCAATTGATCCAAAGGCGCGCGTTATCGGCATGTGCCTCTATCAGGGGCTATTCACCATTATACCCTTGGACAAGGATGCCAGCGAGCTTAAGGCGACAAATTTGCG CATGGATGAGCTTACCGTCTATGATGTGGAGTTTCTGCACGGCTGCCAAAACCCAACAGTCATAGTCATACACAAGGATAATGATGGGCGCCACGTGAAATCACACGAAATTAATTTGCGTGATAAGGAATTTATAAAGGTCGCCTGGAAGCAGGATAATGTAGAAACAGAGGCAACTATGTTGATACCAGTACCCTCATCCATTGGTGGCGTTATTGTAATTGGCCGCGAGTCCATTGTCTATCACGATGGCAGCAATTATCATGCTGTGGCGCCGCTCACCTTCCGCCAAAGTACCATCAATTGCTATGCACGTGTGGACAGCAAGGGATTGCGTTATCTGCTGGGCAACATGGATGGACAGCTTTATATGCTCTTCCTGGGCACCACCGAGACCAGCAAGGGTACCACCGTTAAGGACATCAAAGTTGAGCAATTGGGCGAGATTTCTATACCGGAATGCATTACCTACTTGGACAATGGATTTTTGTACATTGGCAGTCGCCATGGCGATTCGCAACTGGTGAGACTTAGTTCGGAGGCTATTGATGGCTCTTATGTCATACCAGTGGAGAACTTTACCAATTTGGCGCCAATTTTGGACATTGCCGTTGTGGACTTGGATCGTCAAGGACAGGGCCAGATTATTACTTGCTCTGGCAGCTTCAAGGACGGCTCGCTACGCATTATTCGCATTGGCATTGGTATACAGGAGCATGCTTGCATCGATTTGCCTGGCATTAAGGGCATGTGGTCCCTGAAGGTGGGCATCGATGACAGCGCCTATGAGAACACGCTCGTCTTGGCCTTCGTTGGGCATACACGCATTCTGACCTTATCTGGCGAGGAGGTGGAGGAAACAGAGATACCTGGTTTCGCGAGCGATTTGCAAACATTTCTCTGCGCCAACGTGGATTACGATCAG CTGATTCAAGTGACTGCGGAGAGCGTACGTTTGGTCAAGAGCGCCACCAAAACGCTGGTTGGTGAATGGAAGCCCGAGGGCGATCGTTCCATTGGTGTCGTCTCCTGCAATAGTACACAGATTGTAGCAGCCTCGGCGCGTGAAATATTCTACATTTCTATTGAGGATGGCAGCCTAGTGGAGAAATGCCGAAAAACCTTGCCATATGAGGTGGCCTGCCTGGACGTTACACCACTGGACGAGAAGCAGACCAAGTCCGAATTGGTAGCCGTGGGCTTGTGGACAGATATATCGGCGGTTATTTTGCGGCTGCCCGATTTGGAGACGATTTACACTGAAAAGCTTAGCGGTG AGATCATACCACGCTCTATACTGATGACCACCTTTGAGGATATCAACTATCTGCTGTGCGCTCTTGGCGACGGGTCCATGTACTATTTCATTCTGGACAGGACCACCGGTCAGCTGACGGATAAGAAGAAAGTGACCCTTGGCACACAGCCAACCACATTGCGCACATTCCGCTCGTTTTCCACCACGAATGTGTTTGCCTGTTCGGATCGTCCGACTGTTATATATTCATCCAATCATAAGCTGGTATTCTCAAATGTTAATCTGAAGGAGGTGAATCATATGTGCTCTCTTAATGCTCAAGCATATCCGGACAGCTTGGCGCTGGCCACCAAAAACTCGGTTATATTGGGCACCATTGATGAGATCCAGAAGCTGCACATTCGCACTGTGCCACTGGGTGAGGGACCGCGTCGTATTGCCTATCAGGAGGCTTCACAGACCTTTGCCGTGTCCACTCTGCGCATCGATGTGCACGGACGTGGCGGTGCAAAGCCGTTGCGCAACAGCGCCTCCACACAGGCTCAAAATAGTAGCTGCAGCTCCAATATATTGCCCAAGCCGGGTGGCGGTAATTCGACGGCGGCCAATGCAGAAGTTGGCCAAGAGATTGATGTACACAATTTGCTGGTTATTGATCAGAATACATTTGAGGTATTGCATTCACATCAATTTGTACCGCCGGAGACGATTTCGTCATTGATGTCCGCCAAACTGGGCGATGATCCCAATACCTATTATGTGGTGGCCACGTCGCTAGTCTTTCCCGACGAACCGGAGCCCAAAGTGGGACGTATCATCATTTTCCATTATAACGAAAATAAGCTAACCCAAGTGGCCGAAACGAAAGTCGATGGCACATGCTATGCTTTGGTGGAGTTCAATGGCAAGGTTCTGGCCGGCATTGGCAGCTTTGTGCGCCTGTACGAGTGGACTAACGAGAAGGAGCTGCGCATGGAGTGCAACATTCAGAACATGATTGCGGCATTGTTTTTAAAGGCCAAGGGTGACTTTATTCTAGTTGGCGATCTTATGCGCTCCATaacgctgctgcagcacaAGCAAATGGAGGGCATCTTTGTGGAGATAGCACGCGACTGCGAGCCAAAGTGGATGCGCGCCGTGGAGATTCTGGACGATGACACCTTCCTTGGCTGCGAAACACAcgacaatttgtttgtgtgccaGAAGGACAG TGCTGCCACAACGGATGAGGAGCGTCAGTTGCTGCCGGAGTTGGCGCGTTTTCATCTGGGCGATACAATTAACGTATTTCGGCATGGCTCTCTGGTTATGCAAAATGTGGGCGAGCGCACCACGCCCATTAACGGCTGTGTACTCTACGGCACCTGCAATGGTGCGATTGGCATTGTCACCCAAATACCACAGGACTTTTACGATTTTCTGCATGGCCTCGAGGAGCGCCTGAAGAAGATCATTAAGTCGGTGGGCAAAATTGATCACACCTATTATCGTAATTACCAAATCAATACCAAGGTAGAGCCCAGTGAGGGCTTCATTGATGGCGATTTAATTGAAAGTTTCTTGGACTTGAATCGAGACAAGATGCGCGAGGCCGTCAGTGGTCTGGAG ctAACGCTGAACGGGGAACGCAAGAGTGCGGATGTGGAGGACGTCATTAAGATTGTGGAGGATTTGACACGCATGCATTGA